One window of the Trachemys scripta elegans isolate TJP31775 chromosome 13, CAS_Tse_1.0, whole genome shotgun sequence genome contains the following:
- the ZNF319 gene encoding zinc finger protein 319 gives MSESWQQQQQQQQQPQPQQQQHHAGTAALTEHSIPSSTAENPLGCAVYGILLQPDPNPQHHQPPPIQAGEPSHKCGVCGHDLTHLSNPHEHQCLPGHDRSFQCTQCLKIFHQATDLLEHQCIQVEQKPFVCGVCKMGFSLLTSLAQHHNVHNGSAMKCSICEKTYKPPEAEHSQALDSLEKPYSCSICQKTFKHLSELSRHERIHTGEKPYKCTLCDKSFSQSSHLVHHKRTHSSERPYKCTVCEKTFKHRSHLVRHMYAHSGEHLFKCSVCELHFKESSELLHHQCTPSGERPFRCGECHKSFKRPSDLRQHERTHSEERPFKCDLCQMSFKQQYALMRHRRTHKVEEPFKCNLCEKGFVQPSHLVYHQHVHGIENLFKCNVCQKGFNQSSELLRHKCVQNAERPFKCTVCNKSYKRSSALQKHQLSHCAEKPLKCTLCERRFFSSSEFVQHRCDPVREKPLKCPDCEKRFKYASDLQRHRRVHTGEKPYKCPSCEKAFKQREHLNKHHSVHAREQQYKCMWCGERFLDLGLLQEHSVQHTAEGAYQVAACLP, from the coding sequence ATGTCAGaaagctggcagcagcagcaacaacagcagcagcaaccacaACCGCAACAGCAACAACATCACGCCGGGACAGCAGCTCTCACAGAGCACTCGATCCCTTCGAGCACAGCTGAGAACCCTTTGGGTTGTGCTGTCTACGGCATCCTGCTCCAACCAGACCCCAATCCGCAGCATCACCAGCCCCCCCCGATCCAGGCTGGAGAGCCGTCCCACAAATGCGGCGTGTGCGGCCACGACCTTACTCACCTGTCCAACCCACATGAGCACCAGTGTCTGCCAGGGCACGACCGCTCCTTCCAGTGCACTCAGTGTCTGAAGATCTTCCACCAGGCTACTGACCTGCTTGAGCACCAGTGCATCCAGGTAGAACAGAAGCCCTTCGTGTGTGGGGTCTGCAAGATGGGCTTCTCCCTGCTGACCTCCCTAGCCCAGCACCACAACGTCCACAACGGCAGCGCCATGAAGTGCTCCATCTGCGAGAAGACCTACAAGCCGCCCGAGGCGGAGCACTCCCAGGCCCTCGACTCGTTGGAGAAGCCCTACAGCTGCTCCATTTGCCAGAAGACCTTCAAGCACCTGTCGGAGCTCTCGCGGCACGAGCGCATCCACACCGGCGAGAAACCTTACAAGTGCACCCTGTGCGACAAGAGCTTCAGTCAGTCATCGCACCTGGTGCACCACAAGCGGACGCACAGCTCGGAGCGGCCGTACAAGTGCACGGTGTGCGAGAAGACCTTCAAGCACCGCTCGCACCTGGTGCGCCACATGTACGCCCACTCGGGCGAGCACCTCTTCAAGTGCAGTGTCTGCGAGCTGCACTTCAAGGAGTCGTCCGAGCTGCTGCACCACCAGTGCACGCCCAGTGGGGAGCGCCCCTTCCGCTGCGGCGAGTGCCACAAGTCCTTCAAGCGCCCCTCGGACCTGCGGCAGCACGAGCGCACGCACAGCGAGGAGCGCCCCTTCAAGTGCGACCTGTGCCAAATGAGCTTCAAGCAGCAGTATGCGCTCATGCGCCACCGCCGCACCCACAAGGTGGAGGAGCCCTTCAAGTGCAACCTGTGCGAGAAGGGCTTCGTGCAACCCTCGCACCTGGTCTATCACCAGCACGTGCACGGCATAGAGAACCTGTTCAAGTGCAACGTGTGTCAGAAGGGCTTCAACCAGTCCTCGGAGCTGCTGCGGCACAAGTGCGTGCAGAATGCCGAGCGGCCCTTCAAGTGCACCGTGTGCAACAAGTCCTACAAGAGGTCCTCGGCCCTGCAGAAGCACCAGCTGTCGCACTGCGCTGAGAAGCCACTCAAGTGCACGCTGTGCGAGAGACGCTTCTTCTCCTCCTCAGAGTTCGTGCAGCACCGCTGCGACCCGGTGCGCGAGAAACCCCTCAAGTGCCCGGACTGCGAGAAGCGGTTCAAATACGCCTCCGACCTGCAGCGGCACCGGCGCGTGCACACGGGCGAGAAGCCTTACAAGTGCCCGTCGTGCGAGAAGGCCTTCAAGCAGCGTGAGCACCTCAACAAGCACCACAGCGTGCATGCCCGGGAGCAGCAGTACAAGTGCATGTGGTGTGGGGAGAGGTTCCTGGACTTGGGCTTGCTGCAGGAACACAGCGTCCAGCACACCGCCGAGGGGGCGTACCAGGTGGCGGCCTGCTTGCCGTGA